The DNA window agacagccagtccatcTCCTCCAGGCCTCTCGTCCAGCAGCAGCTTCAGCTTCGtcaggtcagacagccagtccatcTCCTCCATGCCTCTCATCCAGCAGCAGCTTCGtcaggtcagacagccagtccatcTCCTCCGTGCCTCTCATCCAGCAGCAGCTTCAGCTTCGtcaggtcagacagccagtccatcTCCTCCGTGCCTCTAATCCAGCAGCAGCTTCAGATTCGTCAGGTCTGACAGTCAGTCCATCTCCTCCGTGCCTCTCGTCCAGCAGCAGCTTCAGCTTCGtcaggtcagacagccagtccatcTCCTCCGTGCCTCTCGTCCAGCAGCAGCTTCAGCTTCGtcaggtcagacagccagtccatcTCCTCCGTGCCTCTCATCCAGCAGCAGCTTCGtcaggtcagacagccagtccatcTCCTCCGTGCCTCTCGTCCAGCAGCAGCTTCAGCTTCAtcaggtcagacagccagtccatctcctccgtgcctctcgtccagcagcagctgcagcttcgtcaggtcagacagccagtccatcTCCTCCGTGCCTCTCATCCAGCAGCAGCTTCGtcaggtcagacagccagtccatcTCCTCCGTGCCTCTCATCCAGCAGCAGCTTCGtcaggtcagacagccagtccatctcctccgtgcctctcgtccagcagcagctgcagcttcgtcaggtcagacagccagtccatcTCCTCCGTGCCTCTCATCCAGCAGCAGCTTCGtcaggtcagacagccagtccatcTCCTCCGTGCCTCTCATCCAGCAGCAGCTTCATCAGGTCAGACAGTCAGTCCATCTCCTCTGTGCCTCTTGTCCAGCTGCAGCTCCAGCTTCGtcaggtcagacagccagtccatcTCCTCCGTGCCTCTCATCCAGCAGCAGCTTCAGCTTCGtcaggtcagacagccagtccatcTCCTCCGTGCCTCTCATCCAGCAGCAGCTTCAGCTTCGtcaggtcagacagccagtccatcTCCTCCGTGCCTCTCATCCAGCAGCAGCTTCATCAGGTCAGACAGTCAGTCCATCTCCTCCGTGCCTCTCATCCAGCAGCAGCTTCAGCTTCGtcaggtcagacagccagtccatcTCCTCCGTGCCTCTCATCCAGCAGCAGCTTCAGCTTCGtcaggtcagacagccagtccatcTCCTCCGTGCCTCTCATCCAGCAGCAGCTTCAGCTTCAtcaggtcagacagccagtccatcTCCTCCGTGCCTCTCGTCCAGCTTCAGCTTCGtcaggtcagacagccagtccatctcctccgtgcctctcatccagcttcagcttcgtcaggtcagacagccagtccatcTCCTCCGTGCCTCTCATCCAGCAGCAGCTCCAGCTTCGtcaggtcagacagccagtccatcTCCTCCGTGCCTCTCATCCAGCAGTAGCTTCAGCTTCGtcaggtcagacagccagtccaGACAGCCAGTCCATCTCCTCCGTGCCTCTCGTCCAGCTTCAGCTTCGtcaggtcagacagccagtccatcTCCTCCGTGCCTCTCGTCCAGCTGCAGCTTCGtcaggtcagacagccagtccatctcctccgtgcctctcatccagcttcagcttcgtcaggtcagacagccagtccatcTCCTCCATGCCTCTCGTCCAGCAGCAGCTCCAGCTTCGTCAGATCAGACAGCCAGTCCATCTCCTCCGTGCCTCTCATGCAGCAGCAGCTTCAGCTTCGtcaggtcagacagccagtccatcTCCTCCGTGCCTCTCATCCAACAGCAGCTTCAGCTTCAtcaggtcagacagccagtccatcTCCTCCGTGCCTCTCGTCCAGCTTCAGCTTCGtcaggtcagacagccagtccatcTCCTCCGTGCCTCTCATCCAGCAGCAGCTTCAGCTTCAtcaggtcagacagccagtccatcTCCTCCGTGCCTCTCATCCAGCAGCAGCTTCGtcaggtcagacagccagtccatcTCCTCCGTGCCTCTCATCCAGCAGCAGCTTCAGCTTCAtcaggtcagacagccagtccatcTCCTCCGTGCCTCTCATCCAGCAGCAGCTTCATCAGGTCAGACCATCTCCTCTGTGCCTCTCGTCCAGCTGCAGCTTTGtcaggtcagacagccagtccatcTCCTCCGTGCCTCTCGTCCAGCTGCAGCTTCGtcaggtcagacagccagtccatcTCCTCCGTGCCTCTAATCCAGCTCCAGCTTCGtcaggtcagacagccagtccatcTCCTCCGTGCCTCTCATCCAGCAGCAGCTTCAGCTTCGtcaggtcagacagccagtccatcTCCTCCGTGCCTCTCATCCAGCAGCAGCTTCAGCTTCGtcaggtcagacagccagtccatcTCCTCCGTGCCTCTCATCCAGCAGCAGCTTCATCAGGTCAGACAGTCAGTCCATCTCCTCTGTGCCTCTTGTCCAGCTGCAGCTCCAGCTTCGtcaggtcagacagccagtccatcTCCTCCGTGCCTCTCATCCAGCAGCAGCTTCAGCTTCGtcaggtcagacagccagtccatcTCCTCCGTGCCTCTCATCCAGCAGCAGCTTCAGCTTCGtcaggtcagacagccagtccatcTCCTCCGTGCCTCTCATCCAGCAGCAGCTTCAGCTTCGtcaggtcagacagccagtccatcTCCTCCGTGCCTCTCATCCAGCAGCAGCTTCATCAGGTCAGACAGTCAGTCCATCTCCTCTGTGCCTCTTGTCCAGCTGCAGCTCCAGCTTCGtcaggtcagacagccagtccatcTCCTCCGTGCCTCTCATCCAGCAGCAGCTTCAGCTTCGtcaggtcagacagccagtccatcTCCTCCGTGCCTCTCATCCAGCAGCAGCTTCAGCTTCGtcaggtcagacagccagtccatcTCCTCCGTGCCTCTCATCCAGCAGCAGCTTCAGCTTCAtcaggtcagacagccagtccatcTCCTCCGTGCCTCTCGTCCAGCTTCAGCTTCGtcaggtcagacagccagtccatctcctccgtgcctctcatccagcttcagcttcgtcaggtcagacagccagtccatcTCCTCCGTGCCTCTCATCCAGCAGCAGCTCCAGCTTCGtcaggtcagacagccagtccatcTCCTCCGTGCCTCTCATCCAGCAGCAGCTTCAGCTTCGtcaggtcagacagccagtccaGACAGCCAGTCCATCTCCTCCGTGCCTCTCGTCCAGCTTCAGCTTCGtcaggtcagacagccagtccatcTCCTCCTTGCCTCTCGTCCAGCTGCAGCTTCGtcaggtcagacagccagtccatcTCCTCCGTGCCTCTCATCCAGCTTCAGCTTCGTCAGGTCAGATAGCCAGTCCATCTCCTCCATGCCTCTCGTCCAGCAGCAGCTCCAGCTTCGTCAGATCAGACAGCCAGTCCATCTCCTCCGTGCCTCTCATGCAGCAGCAGCTTCAGCTTCGtcaggtcagacagccagtccatcTCCTCCGTGCCTCTCGTCCAGCTTCAGCTTCGtcaggtcagacagccagtccatcTCCTCCGTGCCTCTCATCCAGCAGCAGCTTCAGCTTCAtcaggtcagacagccagtccatcTCCTCCGTGCCTCTCGTCCAGCTGCAGCTTTGtcaggtcagacagccagtccatcTCCTCCGTGCCTCTCATCCAGCTCCAGCTTCGtcaggtcagacagccagtccatcTCCTCCGTGCCTCTCGTCCAGCTGCAGCTTCGtcaggtcagacagccagtccatctcctccgtgcctctcatccagcttcagcttcgtcaggtcagacagccagtccatcTCCTCCGTGCCTCTCGTCCAGCTTCAGCTTCGTCAGTTCAGACAGCCAGTCCATCTCCTCCGTGCCTCTCGTCCAGCTTCAGCTTCGTCATTTCAGACAGCCAGTCCATCTCCTCCGTGCCTCTCATCCAGCTTCAGCTTTGtcaggtcagacagccagtccatcTCCTCCGTGCCTCTCGTCCAGCTTCAGCTTCGTCAGTTCAGACAGCCAGTCCATCTCCTCCGTGCCTCTCGTCCAGCTTCAGCTTCGTCAGTTCAGACAGCCAGTCCATCTCCTCCGTGCCTCTCATCCAGCAGCAGCTTCAGCTTCGtcaggtcagacagccagtccatcTCCTCTGTGCCTCTCATCCAGCAGCAGCTTCAGCTTCGtcaggtcagacagccagtccatcTCCTCCGTGCCTCTCATCCAGCAGCAGCTCCAGCTTCGtcaggtcagacagccagtccatcTCCTCCGTGCCTCTCATCCAGCAGCAGCTCCAGCTTCGtcaggtcagacagccagtccatcTCCTCCGTGCCTCTCGTCCAGCTCCAGCTTCGTCAGGTCAGACAGTCAGTCCATCTCCTCCATGCCTCTCATCCAGCAGCAGCTTCAGCTTCGtcaggtcagacagccagtccatcTCCTCCGTGCCTCTCATCCAGCAGCAGCTCCAGCTTCGtcaggtcagacagccagtccatcTCCTCCGTGCCTCTCATCCAGCAGCAGCTCCAGCTTCGTCAGGTCAGACAGTCAGTCCATCTCCTCCGTGCCTCTCATCCAGCAGCAGCTTCAGCTTCGTCAGGTCAGACAGTCAGTCCATCTCCTCCGTGCCTCTCGTCCAGCTGCAGCTTCGtcaggtcagacagccagtccatctcctccgtgcctctcatccagcttcagcttcgtcaggtcagacagccagtccatcTCCTCCGTGCCTCTCATCCAGCAGCAGCTCCAGCTTCGTCAGGTCAGACAGTCAGTCCATCTCCTCCGTGCCTCTCATCCAGCAGCAGCTTCAGCTTCGTCAGGTCAGACAGTCAGTCCATCTCCTCCGTGCCTCTCGTCCAGCTGCAGCTTCGtcaggtcagacagccagtccatcTCCTCCGTGCCTCTCGTCCAGCTGCAGCTTCGtcaggtcagacagccagtccatcTCCTCCGTGCCTCTCATCCAGCAGCAGCTCCAGCTCTGTGATCAGGTCTTTGAACAGAATCCTGTTCTCCGGGGAACTCTCCCAACACCTCCTCATCAGAGAGtatacctgcacacacacacacacacacacagaagtgcAAAGACCAGAGCCCAGATATAAAAATcttcaaacttttttttttttgggggtcgaGAAGCATAACAAATAAATATCCCGCAAGCTAAGGGTCAAAACGCTGCTATGATAAACACACCTGGGAAGACATGTTTATCCTCGTGGATGCAATTTTCCTTTTTATGCTGATGTACATCGGCGTTGATAACGAGCAACCTGCTCAAAGCCATTAGATATGCAGGTTGTTCTATTCCTACTCATTCCTATTGAGGATTGTTGTTTTAATACATGTgtcagatcttaatttgatcaccctgctGTTGCAAGAAAGTTcctgcaggaaatgcaaacttgtcaTGTGTTTAAGGTTCTCTTACCGCATCCGGGCAGTGAGGTGGACAGGGCAGCCTCCTGCCGGCCATCAGCACTTCCACCAATTGGGTGATATTCATCTGACCCTGGATTGGACGAAGCATCTCCAAGAATACCTGTGGACAACCATAACATATGATCAAAACCAAAACAGATGAAACACTGGTCCTACGCTCCAGTTCGATCCCTACCAACACCACAGTCGTTTCTCCCAAAGTATCCACTTATGCACTCTTCTCATGCATTTAGAAGCATTGGATTGGTACAAGCATGGGGAAGGAGTTTCTAGTCATTTCCTTTATAAATCCATGAAGGATTGGTACAAGCATGGAGAAGGAGTTTCTAGTCATTTCCTTTATAAATCCATGAAGGATTGGTACAAGCATGGGGAAGGAGTTTCTAGTCATTTCCTTTATAAATCCATGAAGGATTGGTACAAGCATGGGGAAGGAGTTTCTAGTCATTTCCTTTATAAATCCATGAAGGATTGGTACAAGCATGGGGGAGGAGTTTCTAGTCATTTCCTTTATAAATCCATGAAGGATTGGTACAAGCATGGGGAAGGAGTTTCTAGTCATTTCCTTTATAAATCCATGAAGGATTGGTACAAGCATGGGGGAGGAGTTTCTAGTCATTTCCTTTATAAATCCATGAAGGATTGGTACAAGCATGGGGAAGGAGTTTCTAGTCATTTCCTTTATAAATCCATGAAGGATTGGTACAAGCATGGGGAAGGAGTTTCTAGTCATTTCTTTTATTAATCCACGAAGGGAAGTGGAAAAGTGCACCGCTCAGAGTATTGAACTTCAGAATTATTTGACCCcaaaacagacagacactagTTTAATTAACTAAGACTAGGATACATCTCATCAGATACATGTTAACAGGTCTGACCCCTGGTATCTCATCAGATACATGTTAACAGGTCTGACCCCTGGTATCTCATCAGATACATGTTAACAGGTCTGACCCCTGGTATCTCATCAGATACATGTTAACAGGTCTGACCCCTGGTATCTCATCAGATACATGTTAACAGGTCTGACCCCTGGTATCTCATCAGATACATGTTAACAGGTCTGACCCCTGGTATCTCATCAGATACATGTTAACAGGTCTGACCCCTGGTATCTCATCAGATACATGTTAACAGGTCTGACCCCTGGTATCTCATCAGATACATGTTAACAGGTCTGACCCCTGGTATCTCATCAGATACATGTTAACAGGTCTGACCCCTGGTATCTCATCAGATACATGTTAACAGGTCTGACCCTGGTATCTCATCAGATACATGTTAACAGGTCTGACCCTGGTATCTCATCAGATACATGTTAACAGGTCTGACCCCTGGTATCTCATCAGATACATGTTAACAGGTCTGACCCCTGGTATCTCATCAGATACATGTTAACAGGTCTGACCCCTGGTCTCATCAGATACATGTTAACAGGTCTGACCCCTGGTATCTCATCAGATACATGTTAACAGGTCTGACCCCTGGTATCTCATCAGATACATGTTAACAGGTCTGACCCCTGGTCTCATCAGATACATGTTAACAGGTCTGACCCCTGGTCTCATCAGATACATGTTAACAGGTCTGACCCCTGGTCTCATCAGATACATGTTAACAGGTCTGACCCCTGGTCTCATCAGATACATGTTAACAGGTCTGACCCCTGGTATCTCATCAGATACATGTTAACAGGTCTGACCCCTGGTATTTGTCAAATCAATAAAGTTTTAGGAATTTGTATTAATATATTTTCATAGTGAGGTTAACAAACCGTGGTAGGACTGCTGCTTGTCTCACAGTAGGTCAACAACTCATAGAGGGTCACTCCGAAGGACCACACGTCAGACGCAGGGTAAAACTTACAGTCCACCAGGCACTCGGGAGCGTACCTACAAGGCAACACATGGGTTAGGGCACAACGTAGCAAAATGTTCTGCAACCGAAAAtgagcgtttcttattggacaagtttagGTAGTTCCTTCCGGTTTGTTTTCTTCCGTTGGGTGTCAACTGCCTAATGAACCAAGGTTAATATGTACATTTCAGtcacttagcagacgctcttatgcaGAGCAAGGGCACAtgaacagatttttcacctagtcagctcagggattccgttaggctacctgtcgcccatGTGAGTTAATGTAAATACACTGAGCCCCGTCCTGCTAACATCATAGGAGCGAAAATCAGTATTGAATCTgatccccttgactttttcaacaaaAAAATTGCATTACAGCttaattaaaaaatgtattcaatcaatcttcacacaataccccatagtgacatcacaataccccataatgacatcacaataccccatagtgacatcacaataccccatagtgacatcacaataccccatagtgacatcacaataccccatagtgacatcacaataccccataatgccaaagtgaaaagttttttacataagtattcagaccgcttgctACGAGACTtaattatttttaaaatatttgtatttatttaactaggcaaatgagttaagaacaaattcttatttacaatgatggcctacccggccaaacccggaagatgctgggccaattgtgcaccgcccctgctgaggggaggacggctcataataatggctggaacggagtcaatggaatggcatcaaacacatggaaaccatatgtttgatgttgttgataccTTTCCACTTGtaccgctccagccattaccacgtgcccgtcctccccaattaaggtgtcaccaacctcctgtgttgtCATTCTATGTCTACATTTGCTCACCAGAACACAgggctgtctgtctcctctctgacagTGTAGTAACTCTTGTCCTCCTTCATGCTCTTGGTCAGGCCAAAGTCTCCGATCTTCACCGTGCTCTCGTTCTCCACCAGAACGTTCCGAGCTGCCAGATCCCGGTGGATGAACCGCTGGGATCCCAAGTAATCCAttccctgagacacacacacacacacacacacacacacacacacacacacacacacacacacacacacacacacacacacacacacacacgtttttatAGTTTGTATAGCTATTTACCTGGCAGTCTTGTGCTTTTACTACGAGTCTTTGAAACATTTACCACAACATTCCATTTGGTACTAGGCAACAGTTACCAAGTAACAGAAAGTGCATTTAAAGGAGTGCAATGGTTTAAATTCTGTCCAACATCACAAACTGCAGTAAACACCTAATAGGGTGGGATTAAAAAGGATGAAATTAAAATGTCATTCATTTTGGGGGTATTAATGAAGCTCCATACTACTACACCTGGCAGATCTGGAGGGCGTAGTGGAGGAGTCTCCTGAGGTCAGTCTGGTGTTTCCTCCAGGGCAGGTAGTCCTTCAGGCTCCCCGCTGGCAGGTACTCCATGATCAGCTTAGTGGTTCTCCCACctagacagagaaacacagtgtTAACACAATCCCCGTCACtgggatgaggtgtgtgtgtgtgactgcagaGCTCTCCTCACCATCCTCGCTACACACTCCTCTGTATTTGACAATGTTGTGGTGGTAGAGTTCTCTCatggtgtctatctctctccacagctgaCCTCTGCTCTCTGGCTTCAGAGACTTGACCGCCACAAGCTGCCCTCGACCGTCCCCACAGGGGTCATACTGACACAACTCCACCTTGCCAAAGTGGCCCTGtgaatattacacacacacacacacacactttaaagaATAATGCCACAGACATCGTGAACCATTTTGATGAAAGCCATACAGGTACAGtttatatccacacacacacactgttacataCCACAATCATCACATTACAGGGGAACAAACTGATTCATAAAACAAACCGCCACCCCATTATATTTaaattaaaaatgtatatttatagCTTATATTCTGGGTTCTGATTGGGTAAGAcaattgaactaagctcatgagacaTTTAGAAGTGATATTCTTCAACAATCATTGGCTGGAATTCATAAATCCAACAATGGATGTATTGTACCAATCACAGATTACCCCTTTAATGTGGACATGCACCCCAAAAGTCTACATGTATTAGGAGTCTCCCTACCTCACCCAGGTCTTTGATTTTCCTGAGGAACCTGGTTTCAAACACGGTGGGGTCCACTTCCTGGATGGGCACCCTACCAGGAGGCAGAGCTGGGTCTGGGGGAGGGGCCACAGAGGCAGGGCTATACTACTTATACTCAGACATTGCCTATAATATAAACACaggcacgtgcacacacacttgTCCACATATACACATGCATTTGAGAGAGCGTGACCGAAAAAGATGACAATGACAAGAGTGAAGGtgtcacagagacaaacaggggGAAg is part of the Oncorhynchus keta strain PuntledgeMale-10-30-2019 chromosome 15, Oket_V2, whole genome shotgun sequence genome and encodes:
- the LOC127907458 gene encoding uncharacterized protein LOC127907458, whose product is MCRLRQVRQPVHLLQASRPAAASASSGQTASPSPPCLSSSSSFVRSDSQSISSVPLIQQQLQLRQVRQPVHLLRASNPAAASDSSGLTVSPSPPCLSSSSSFSFVRSDSQSISSVPLVQQQLQLRQVRQPVHLLRASHPAAASSGQTASPSPPCLSSSSSFSFISSSFVRSDSQSISSVPLIQQQLRQLQLQLRQVRQPVHLLRASHPAAASASSGQTASPSPPCLSSSSSFSFVSSSFSFVRSDSQSISSVPLIQQQLQLRQVRQPVHLLRASHPAAASASSGQTASPSPPCLSSSFSFVSSSFSFVRSDSQSRQPVHLLRASRPASASSGQTASPSPPCLSSSCSFVSSSSSFVRSDSQSISSVPLMQQQLQLRQVRQPVHLLRASHPTAASASSGQTASPSPPCLSSSFSFVRSDSQSISSVPLIQQQLQLHQVRQPVHLLRASHPAAASSGQTASPSPPCLSSSSSFSFIRSDSQSISSVPLIQQQLHQVRPSPLCLSSSCSFVRSDSQSISSVPLVQLQLRQVRQPVHLLRASNPAPASSGQTASPSPPCLSSSSSFSFVRSDSQSISSVPLIQQQLQLRQVRQPVHLLRASHPAAASSGQTVSPSPLCLLSSCSSSFVRSDSQSISSVPLIQQQLQLRQVRQPVHLLRASHPAAASASSGQTASPSPPCLSSSSSFSFVRSDSQSISSVPLIQQQLHQVRQSVHLLCASCPAAAPASSGQTASPSPPCLSSSSSFSFVRSDSQSISSVPLIQQQLQLRQVRQPVHLLRASHPAAASASSGQTASPSPPCLSSSFSFVSSSSSFVRSDSQSISSVPLIQQQLQLRQVRQPVQTASPSPPCLSSSFSFVSFVRSDSQSISSVPLIQLQLRQVR